In Mycobacterium sp. ITM-2016-00317, the genomic window CGGCGACCGTCCCCTCGCGGTGCAGCACTCCGCGGTGCATCAGCCCGATCCGGTCGGCCCGCTGCTGGGCCTCTTCCAGGTAATGCGTCGTGAGCACGATGGTGGCGCCGTCGGAACGGAGTTGATGCACCGCGTCCCACAGCGCGTCCCGCGAGTGGATGTCGAGGCCCGTGGTGGGTTCGTCGAGGAAGATCAACTCCGGCCTGCCGTACACCGCGGTGGCGAAGTCGAGGCGCCGTTTCTCACCGCCGGACAGTTGGGACACCCGGACCTCGGCCTTTCCGGTGAGGTCGACGACCTCCAGCACACGCTCGACGGAGTCTGAGCGGCCGGTGAGCCGCCCGATCAGCCGAACCGTTTCTGCGGCGGTCAGATCCGGGGAGAAGCCGCTCTCCTGGAGCATGATCCCCACCCGGGGACGCACCGCTCGCCGGTTCGCGGGGTTCTCCCCGAAGACGCGGACGGTGCCCGAGGACGGACCGCGGTGGCCTTCGACGATCTCCAGGGTCGACGTCTTGCCTGCCCCGTTGGTGCCCAGCAGCGCATAGAGCTCGCCCGACCGGACGTGGAACGAAACATCTTTCACCGCATGGAAATCGCCGTACACCAGGTTCAACGCATCGACATCGATGACGGGACTCGAAGGCATGTGCCCATTTCAGCGCGCCGGCCTGCCGCGCCAGGCTGGTAGCGTCATCTCATCGGGGTGACATCCGCGCGCGTTGCTCGTGACGCTGCGTCACTACCGGCTCGGGCGCCGGGAGCCGATGATGAGGAGTGGCATCTTTCGTCGGACAGGTGAAACCGAGCGTGACAACGCACCCACGCCGCAGGTTCCGCACTCTCAACCTGATGTTCTTCCTGCCCGGTTTCGCCGCGGTCGGGGCATTCCTGATCGCCAGGCAGGCTCAGACCTGGCAGCAGGCGGTGGTGCTGGGGCTGGGGGTGGCTGCGGCGCTGCTGGCGTTCGAGCGGTGGACCGCCGACGCGCTGGCCCCTGTCGCGCTGCCCTGTCTTGCGGTGGCGGCGGCGGTGTGGCCGTTCGGCGCTCTGATGATCGACAGCGTGGAGCAGGGGGCGTTCTTCGCCATCACCGTGGTGGGAAGCCTGATCGTGCCGACGCTTCCGCGTCACCGCGCACTCGCGGCGTTCGGCCTGGTCGGCTATGTGGCGGCGGTGGGCGTGCTGGCGGTGGCGACCACACCGCAGGCCGGCACCGGTGAGCTGATCGCCGACGTCATCGTCCCGACCGGAGTCACCGCCACGGTGACCGGTCTGATGTTCCCCAACAAGCGTTTCTACGACGTCGTGGCCGAACTCGAGGAAACCCGCGAACGGGACGCGGAGCTGGCGGTGGCCCGGGAACGGGTGCGCTTCGCCGGTGACCTGCACGATATCCAGGGACACACGCTGCACGTGGCCAAGCTCAAGATCGCCTTGGCGCAGAAGCTGATCCACCGGGACGCCCGCCGCGCCGAGCAGGAGCTGCGCGAGATCCACGATCTGATCGGCGACACCATCGCCCGGACCAGGGAACTGGCGTACG contains:
- a CDS encoding ABC transporter ATP-binding protein, whose amino-acid sequence is MPSSPVIDVDALNLVYGDFHAVKDVSFHVRSGELYALLGTNGAGKTSTLEIVEGHRGPSSGTVRVFGENPANRRAVRPRVGIMLQESGFSPDLTAAETVRLIGRLTGRSDSVERVLEVVDLTGKAEVRVSQLSGGEKRRLDFATAVYGRPELIFLDEPTTGLDIHSRDALWDAVHQLRSDGATIVLTTHYLEEAQQRADRIGLMHRGVLHREGTVAELTRALPAVIRFSLAHDAPAPPRTATDSQDGTFVIETFTLQADLKDLLDWADAHRTELVGLSAAPTRLDDVFRAIGATAR
- a CDS encoding histidine kinase produces the protein MTTHPRRRFRTLNLMFFLPGFAAVGAFLIARQAQTWQQAVVLGLGVAAALLAFERWTADALAPVALPCLAVAAAVWPFGALMIDSVEQGAFFAITVVGSLIVPTLPRHRALAAFGLVGYVAAVGVLAVATTPQAGTGELIADVIVPTGVTATVTGLMFPNKRFYDVVAELEETRERDAELAVARERVRFAGDLHDIQGHTLHVAKLKIALAQKLIHRDARRAEQELREIHDLIGDTIARTRELAYGQRRLNLSVELENARNLLEAAGIAVQVDRCAEVTSPAIDLLAQVLRETTTNILRHSRATRAQIVLTAHSLTVVNDGVDETVLPQLHGLGALAQRVADRGGELTAASANGQFRTAATFPEQAS